Proteins encoded in a region of the Tetrapisispora phaffii CBS 4417 chromosome 12, complete genome genome:
- the FAR3 gene encoding Far3p (similar to Saccharomyces cerevisiae FAR3 (YMR052W); ancestral locus Anc_2.615) → MEPNSADNFECILQLTRFLSSECRSSREQTDNLATLLNRLADQSGIIFEETSGNTPDEELQKYNEIVQKSEEELLIEENYKLLYQIEQQEYINSKIRSLINNIAEHINSIKLFLIEERIIKDNKKVDFIMDPNELDTIRQSTETLKTSKDILQTKINSALHNLRLILKETNFQNIDKTTFEFRQFQKSIKILNDIYNAKLDVFDL, encoded by the coding sequence CGAGTGTATCCTTCAGTTGACACGCTTTCTAAGCTCAGAATGCAGATCAAGCAGAGAGCAAACTGATAATTTAGCAACTTTGCTTAACAGACTAGCAGATCAGTCGGGcataatatttgaagagACAAGTGGAAATACTCCTGATGAAGAATTGCAGAAGTACAATGAAATAGTGCAGAAATCAGAGGAAGAACTTTTGAtagaagaaaattataaactattatatcaaattgaacaacaagaatatataaattcgAAAATCCGGTCActcataaataatattgcCGAACACATAAACTCAATCAAACTATTTCTTATAGAAGAACGTataattaaagataataagAAAGTAGATTTCATAATGGATCCTAATGAACTCGATACCATACGGCAATCAActgaaactttaaaaacTTCGAAGGATATTCTTCAAACGAAGATAAACTCTGCTCTACATAACCTTCGCTTAATACTCAAGGAAACTAACTTTCAGAACATAGATAAAACAACATTTGAATTTAGACAGTTTCAGAAAAgcataaaaatattgaatgatatttataatgCTAAATTGGATGTTTTTGAtctataa
- the STB2 gene encoding Stb2p (similar to Saccharomyces cerevisiae STB6 (YKL072W) and STB2 (YMR053C); ancestral locus Anc_2.616) codes for MFRMNEDNAHFHGSTFDNEESQRDNFTSNSDDGLGVFIFPDIRALYHIRLHKCSDLVYDEIQLTGFEMYIVEQWVAEGKVSSLITCFTGNSKDAISAVQVLLPLNPNNWPSMFRKYYMELMEVAKPKTIPEGTLFITNLFTVDSKLNLLHIECGDIRLIWDNFKVNFDLKRLHCGGRSALLLNFPTTAAEDKFSQIYKISMDHSIRDSFLPLPSSSELSQTMNGNKHGGAIISSYNPIIDFVSLLQIALSYFDLFSSDTPKEGIIYDEIKRAINIWWEQYGKLYMGIEKPKNEAALGTRTVAAIFSFVLSCHSKLVIADCTNSKDPFEEEEFISAIFSFQKRYNIQRNQTKVYLDHQTLDKLFAVSHKTYNSDIFKLKKAVKSTVLDIAGKRSKLLANEIITIDFDEFIQNIDGGSLGLLWKGKGRLRKSARSLIGNEAFCKIKYHKGDINKAVRDQHIDLLRVVKEQPSSTELNGIYSNSPLPGDGYPNTNNTDSQNFDLKRFDSNSSSMSLSSMICNYDENKYKLNYGINVTYQREYYRRNSIPFFNDGTRNLYTSNKNKECFSLHRSASFSKVQDVIENWELPFDPSLIKMARDLLKVKVDLGIKNIEKHKKKSFADLVEENSGLIEDEERFFELKKELQNSYNNYIVDVKKIDNIQSGIKKKKELVNNEMHELESLISKLRYNMRILDRRMRDVEHSVRHLDTKLRSVEKSFMVRDTSNESKVGSLLTRAPFEDHLKTFIDTEDCNYNSVSAKLINKYYLYFKEIVLSYFSSFQNNASVNNQSETEKTLHGC; via the coding sequence atgtttCGAATGAATGAAGATAATGCACATTTTCATGGATCAACATTTGATAATGAGGAATCTCAACGAGACAATTTCACAAGCAATTCAGATGATGGGTTAGGTGTCTTTATTTTCCCAGACATTAGAGCTCTTTACCATATTAGGCTTCATAAATGTTCTGATTTAGTTTATGACGAAATACAACTTACCGGGTTTGAAATGTATATTGTAGAGCAATGGGTTGCTGAAGGTAAGGTTTCAAGTTTAATAACATGCTTTACTGGTAATAGTAAAGATGCTATCTCTGCCGTTCAAGTTCTTTTGCCACTTAATCCCAATAATTGGCCATCTATGTTCcgaaaatattatatggAGCTGATGGAGGTAGCAAAACCGAAAACTATTCCAGAAGGTACTTTATTTATCACAAATTTGTTTACAGTGGACTCGAAATTGAACCTTCTCCATATTGAATGTGGTGATATCAGATTGATCTGGGATAACTTTAAAGTgaattttgatttaaaaagaTTACATTGTGGTGGTAGGTctgcattattattaaattttccCACTACAGCAGCAGAAGATAAGTTCTCtcaaatttataaaatatccATGGATCATAGTATTAGAGATTCTTTTTTACCATTACCGTCAAGTTCTGAATTATCCCAGACTATGAATGGCAACAAGCATGGTGGCGCCATCATCTCATCATATAATCCGattattgattttgtgTCTTTACTTCAAATTGCTTTAAGTTATTTCGATTTATTTAGCTCAGATACACCAAAGGAAGGTATAATAtatgatgaaattaaaagagcaataaatatttggtGGGAACAGTATGGTAAATTATACATGGGCATAGAAAAACCGAAAAATGAAGCTGCATTAGGTACTAGAACGGTTGCTGCAATATTTAGTTTTGTTTTAAGTTGCCATTCTAAATTAGTAATTGCTGATTGTACGAATTCGAAAGATccttttgaagaagaagaatttatatcagcaatattttcatttcaaaaaagatataacATTCAAAGAAATCAGACTAAAGTTTACTTAGATCATCAAACACTAGATAAATTATTCGCAGTCTCTCATAAAACTTACAACTCAGATATATTCAAACTAAAAAAGGCAGTTAAATCAACAGTACTTGATATAGCTGGTAAAAGAAGTAAGTTACTAgcaaatgaaattattaccATTGATTTCGATGAATTTATCCAAAATATCGATGGTGGCTCCCTGGGCCTATTATGGAAAGGAAAGGGGAGGTTAAGGAAATCTGCCCGAAGTTTGATTGGCAATGAAGCTTTTtgcaaaataaaatatcataaaGGTGACATTAATAAAGCGGTCCGAGACCAACATATCGATTTATTACGTGTAGTAAAAGAACAACCGTCATCTACTGAATTAAATGGAATATATTCGAATAGCCCTTTGCCAGGTGACGGTTACCCAAACACCAATAATACAGATAGTCAAAACTTTGATTTGAAGCGTTTTGATTCCAATTCATCATCTATGTCATTGTCGTCAATGATATGCAATTAcgatgaaaataaatacaagTTAAATTATGGTATTAATGTTACATATCAAAGAGAGTATTACAGAAGAAATTCTATcccattttttaatgacGGTACTCGAAATCTATATACATCCAACAAAAACAAGGAATGTTTCTCATTGCATAGATCGGCGTCATTCTCTAAAGTACAAGATGTAATTGAGAATTGGGAGCTTCCCTTCGATCCATCACTTATCAAGATGGCTAGAGATCTTTTAAAGGTAAAAGTTGATCTAGGTATAAAGAACAttgaaaaacataaaaagaaatcattTGCTGATTTAGTAGAAGAAAATTCCGGATTAatagaagatgaagaacGATTTTTTGAGCTAAAAAAGGAACTACAAAACTcgtataataattatattgttGACGtcaaaaaaatagataACATCCAGTCAGgtataaagaaaaagaaggaaCTTGTCAATAATGAAATGCATGAATTAGAGTCTTTAATTTCCAAGTTAAGATATAATATGAGAATTTTGGACAGGCGTATGAGAGATGTTGAGCATAGTGTAAGGCACTTGGATACGAAGCTACGATCCGTAGAAAAATCGTTTATGGTAAGAGATACTTCTAACGAATCCAAAGTAGGCTCACTATTGACCAGGGCACCATTTGAGGatcatttaaaaacatttatTGATACTGAAGATTGTAATTACAATTCAGTAAGtgcaaaattaattaacaAGTATTATTTATACTTTAAAGAGATTGTTTTATCATATTTCTCTTCCTTTCAAAATAATGCATCAGTCAATAATCAGTCTGAGACAGAAAAAACTTTACATGGGTGTTGA